In Massilia antarctica, the following are encoded in one genomic region:
- the zapE gene encoding cell division protein ZapE, protein MNVQEFYQHALSQRGFTSDAQQQRAVDRLQRAYEEWVEFRSQRSSTFKRLINRPDVPRGVYLWGGVGRGKSFLMDSFYSVVPVVRKTRLHFHEFMRGVHRELDELKGVADPLDDVARRIAKKYRLICFDEFHVSDIADAMILYNLLTALFNNGVSFIMTSNYDPDLLYPDGLHRDRMLPTIALLKDKLDVLNVDAGIDYRKRALEQVESYYTPLNAASDQALRTAYARIAETADEDPRIRIEEREIRALRHAGGIIWFDFATLCGGPRSQNDYLEIASRFHTVVLSGIPAMSAAQSSEARRFTWLIDVFYDHKVKLLMSAAVPPEELYTQGTLSNEFHRTVSRIIEMQSREYMDAERRGAADSLA, encoded by the coding sequence ATGAATGTCCAAGAGTTCTACCAGCACGCCTTATCCCAACGCGGCTTTACCTCGGACGCGCAACAGCAGCGCGCGGTCGACCGTCTGCAGCGCGCCTATGAGGAGTGGGTCGAATTCCGCTCGCAGCGTTCGTCCACCTTCAAGCGCCTGATCAACCGCCCGGACGTGCCGCGCGGGGTTTACCTGTGGGGCGGGGTAGGGCGCGGCAAGTCATTTTTGATGGACAGTTTTTACTCGGTGGTGCCGGTGGTGCGCAAGACGCGCCTGCACTTCCACGAATTCATGCGCGGCGTGCACCGCGAGCTCGATGAGCTCAAGGGCGTGGCCGATCCGCTCGACGATGTGGCGCGCCGCATCGCCAAAAAGTACCGCCTGATCTGCTTCGACGAATTCCACGTCTCGGATATCGCCGACGCCATGATTTTGTATAATTTGCTCACCGCCCTGTTCAACAACGGCGTGTCGTTCATCATGACGTCGAACTACGATCCCGACCTGCTGTACCCGGACGGCCTGCACCGCGACCGCATGCTGCCGACCATCGCCCTGCTCAAGGACAAGCTCGATGTGCTCAATGTCGATGCCGGCATCGATTACCGCAAGCGTGCGCTGGAACAGGTGGAGAGCTACTACACGCCGCTCAATGCGGCCTCCGACCAGGCGCTGCGCACGGCTTATGCACGCATCGCCGAGACGGCCGACGAAGACCCGCGCATCCGCATCGAGGAGCGCGAAATCCGCGCGCTGCGCCATGCGGGCGGTATCATCTGGTTCGATTTCGCCACCTTGTGCGGAGGTCCGAGGTCGCAGAACGATTATCTGGAGATCGCCAGCCGCTTTCACACCGTGGTGCTGTCGGGGATTCCGGCCATGTCGGCCGCGCAGTCGTCCGAAGCGCGCCGGTTTACGTGGCTGATTGATGTCTTTTACGACCACAAGGTTAAACTGCTGATGTCGGCCGCCGTGCCGCCGGAAGAGCTGTACACGCAAGGGACGCTGTCGAACGAATTTCACCGCACCGTCTCGCGTATTATTGAAATGCAGTCGCGCGAGTATATGGATGCGGAGCGCCGCGGCGCCGCCGACTCCCTCGCGTGA
- the lpdA gene encoding dihydrolipoyl dehydrogenase produces MSDAKQFDVVVIGAGPGGYIAAIRAAQLGFKVACIDEWANAKGGPAPGGTCTNVGCIPSKALLQSSEHYEHAGHAFAEHGIDVAGLSLNLPQMLKRKETVVKQNNDGILFLFKKNKITFFHGRGAFSGAAEGAYQVSVTGANADTLAAKHVIIATGSNARELPGAPFDEKLILSNTGALAIGAVPATLGVIGAGVIGLEMGSVWRRLGSKVTVLEGLPTFLGAVDEQIAKEAHKLFTKQGLEINLGVKISKVTAGANNVTVDYANAAGEAQSAVFDKLIISIGRVPNTIGLGGETVGLKLDERGFIAVDDDCKTNLPNVWAVGDVVRGPMLAHKAEEEGVAVAERIAGQHGHTNFNTIPWVIYTSPEIAWVGQNEQQLKAAGVAYKAGTFPFMANGRARALGDTSGMVKFLADATTDEILGVHIVGPMASELISEAVVAMEFRASSEDIARICHAHPSLSEATKEAALAVDKRSLNF; encoded by the coding sequence ATGAGTGATGCAAAACAATTCGACGTGGTCGTCATCGGCGCTGGCCCTGGCGGCTACATCGCCGCCATCCGCGCGGCGCAACTGGGCTTCAAGGTTGCCTGTATCGATGAATGGGCCAACGCCAAGGGCGGTCCCGCTCCCGGCGGCACCTGCACCAACGTCGGCTGCATTCCATCGAAAGCACTGCTGCAGTCGTCCGAGCACTACGAGCACGCCGGCCATGCGTTCGCCGAGCACGGCATCGACGTCGCCGGCCTGTCGCTGAACTTGCCGCAGATGTTGAAGCGCAAGGAAACCGTCGTCAAACAAAACAACGACGGCATCCTGTTCCTGTTCAAGAAAAACAAGATCACCTTCTTCCACGGCCGCGGTGCGTTTTCCGGCGCCGCCGAAGGTGCTTACCAGGTCAGTGTGACCGGCGCCAATGCCGACACGCTCGCCGCCAAGCACGTCATCATCGCCACCGGTTCCAATGCGCGTGAACTGCCGGGCGCACCGTTCGACGAAAAACTGATCCTGTCGAACACCGGCGCCCTGGCGATTGGTGCCGTGCCGGCCACCCTGGGCGTGATCGGCGCCGGTGTGATCGGCCTGGAAATGGGCAGCGTATGGCGCCGCCTGGGCTCCAAGGTCACGGTGCTGGAAGGCTTGCCGACATTCCTGGGTGCGGTCGACGAGCAGATCGCCAAGGAAGCGCACAAGCTGTTCACCAAGCAGGGCCTGGAGATCAACCTGGGCGTGAAGATCAGCAAAGTCACCGCGGGCGCGAACAACGTCACCGTCGATTACGCCAACGCCGCCGGCGAAGCGCAGAGCGCCGTGTTCGACAAGCTGATCATCTCGATTGGCCGCGTGCCGAACACCATCGGCCTGGGTGGCGAGACGGTCGGCCTGAAGCTCGACGAGCGCGGCTTCATCGCCGTCGACGACGACTGCAAGACCAACCTGCCGAACGTGTGGGCGGTCGGTGACGTGGTGCGCGGCCCGATGCTGGCGCACAAGGCCGAGGAAGAAGGCGTTGCCGTGGCCGAGCGTATCGCCGGCCAGCATGGCCACACCAACTTCAACACGATTCCGTGGGTGATCTACACCTCGCCGGAAATCGCGTGGGTCGGCCAGAACGAGCAGCAGTTGAAAGCGGCCGGCGTGGCCTACAAGGCGGGCACCTTCCCGTTCATGGCCAATGGCCGTGCGCGTGCGCTGGGCGACACGTCCGGCATGGTCAAGTTCCTGGCCGATGCGACTACCGATGAAATCCTGGGTGTGCACATCGTCGGCCCGATGGCGTCCGAACTGATTTCGGAAGCGGTCGTCGCGATGGAATTCCGCGCCTCGTCGGAAGACATCGCGCGTATCTGCCACGCCCACCCATCGCTGTCCGAAGCGACCAAGGAAGCCGCGCTCGCCGTCGACAAGCGCTCGCTGAACTTCTAA
- a CDS encoding PepSY-associated TM helix domain-containing protein produces the protein MSSHATLPSASRAAWLKNLHRWHWISSALCLMGMLLFSITGITLNHATQIEAKPTVTKRKASLPAPLRRDLEQFATKHADARAPLPPRVASWADREFGLDVATIDAEWTEEDAYVALPRPGGDAWLRIGVDGAAEFEKTGRGMVSWLNDLHKGRNAGPVWGWFIDIFAIACVVFSLTGFLIMKLHAANRPSTWPVIGAGILLPLLLALLFTH, from the coding sequence ATGTCCTCCCATGCCACGCTCCCCAGCGCCAGCCGCGCCGCCTGGCTCAAGAATTTGCACCGCTGGCACTGGATCAGCTCGGCGTTGTGCCTGATGGGCATGCTTTTATTCAGCATCACCGGCATCACGCTCAACCACGCGACCCAGATCGAAGCCAAGCCGACGGTCACCAAGCGCAAGGCCAGCCTGCCGGCGCCGCTGCGGCGCGACCTGGAACAGTTCGCCACCAAGCACGCCGACGCCCGCGCGCCGCTGCCGCCGCGCGTGGCCAGCTGGGCCGACCGCGAGTTCGGCCTGGACGTCGCGACCATTGACGCCGAATGGACCGAGGAAGACGCTTACGTCGCCCTGCCCCGCCCCGGCGGCGACGCCTGGCTGCGCATCGGCGTCGACGGCGCCGCCGAATTCGAGAAGACCGGGCGCGGCATGGTTTCCTGGCTCAACGACCTGCACAAGGGCCGCAACGCGGGCCCCGTGTGGGGCTGGTTCATCGATATTTTTGCCATCGCCTGCGTGGTGTTTTCGCTCACCGGTTTCCTGATCATGAAGCTGCACGCGGCCAACCGCCCGTCCACCTGGCCGGTGATCGGTGCCGGCATCCTGCTGCCGCTCCTGCTCGCCCTCTTGTTTACCCACTAA
- a CDS encoding 2-oxoglutarate dehydrogenase E1 component: MMQEQTANSYLFGGNAPYVEELYEAYLDNPGSVPDNWRAYFDSMQNVPAVDGSNKPDVAHASVIASFAERAKAGPIRVVTASHDPEMGRKRVAVTQLIAAYRYLGSQWANLDPLQRQERPMIPELDPSFYGFTDADMDIVFNISNTYFGPETASLRDLLNLLRDTYCRSIGAEFMYIGDPAEKRWLQEKLEAIRSTPNFTAEKKAHILERLTAAEGLERYLHTKYVGAKRFSLEGSESFIASIDETIQRAGEKGVQEIVIGMAHRGRLNVLVNTLGKSPQELFEEFEGKHGDDLPSGDVKYHQGFSSDISTAGGPVHLSLAFNPSHLEIVNPVVEGSVKARMERRGDKDGAQVLPILVHGDAAFAGQGVVMETLNLAQTRGYGTGGTMHIVINNQIGFTTSDPRDARSTLYCSDVVKMIEAPVLHVNGDDPEAVVLATQIALDYRVQFKKDVVVDIICYRKLGHNEQDTPALTQPLMYKKIGQHPGTRKLYADKLIAQGSLAADGGDKMVSAYRDAMDAGKHTIDPVISNFKNKYAVDWLPFLNRKWTDSADTAVPMTELKRLATRITTLPENFKVHSLVEKVLADRATMGRGELNLDWGMGEHLAYASLVSSGYAIRLSGQDAGRGTFTHRHAVLHDQNRERWDAGTYVPLCNVSESQAPFVVIDSVLSEEAVLAFEYGYSTAEPNTLTIWEAQFGDFANGAQVVIDQFIASGEVKWGRASGLVMMLPHGYEGQGPEHSSARPERFLQLCADNNMQVVQPTTGAQIFHLLRRQMVRQFRKPLVILTPKSLLRNKDASSPLTDLAKGAFHTVIGEVDEKIDAKKVKRVIACSGKVYYDLVNARKTRGQLDTAIIRVEQLYPFPHKSFAAELKKFPNATEVVWTQDEPQNQGPWFQIQHNIFESLESGQRLAYAGRPASASPAVGYADKHNAQQKELLETAFAKLKGFILTK, encoded by the coding sequence ATGATGCAAGAACAAACCGCGAACTCCTATTTGTTCGGTGGTAACGCGCCGTACGTTGAAGAGCTGTATGAGGCCTACCTCGACAATCCAGGCTCGGTGCCAGACAATTGGCGCGCCTATTTCGACTCCATGCAGAACGTGCCTGCGGTCGACGGCTCCAACAAACCCGACGTAGCCCACGCTTCCGTCATCGCCTCGTTCGCCGAGCGCGCCAAGGCCGGTCCGATCCGTGTCGTGACCGCCTCGCACGATCCTGAAATGGGCCGCAAGCGCGTCGCCGTCACCCAGCTGATCGCCGCGTACCGCTATCTGGGCTCGCAGTGGGCCAACCTGGACCCGCTGCAGCGCCAGGAACGTCCGATGATCCCGGAACTCGATCCCTCGTTCTACGGCTTCACCGATGCCGACATGGACATCGTGTTCAACATCAGCAATACCTACTTCGGCCCTGAAACCGCATCCCTGCGCGATCTGCTGAACCTGCTGCGCGATACCTACTGCCGTTCGATCGGCGCCGAATTCATGTACATCGGCGATCCGGCGGAAAAGCGCTGGCTGCAGGAAAAGCTCGAAGCGATCCGCTCGACCCCGAATTTCACGGCCGAGAAAAAAGCCCACATCCTCGAACGCCTCACGGCCGCCGAAGGCCTGGAGCGCTACCTCCACACCAAGTACGTCGGCGCCAAGCGCTTCTCGCTGGAAGGCTCCGAGTCCTTCATCGCCTCGATCGACGAAACCATCCAGCGCGCCGGTGAAAAAGGCGTGCAGGAGATCGTTATCGGCATGGCCCACCGCGGCCGCCTGAACGTGCTGGTCAACACCCTGGGCAAATCGCCGCAGGAACTGTTCGAAGAATTCGAAGGCAAGCACGGCGACGACCTGCCATCGGGCGACGTCAAGTACCACCAGGGCTTTTCGAGCGATATCTCGACCGCCGGCGGACCGGTGCACCTGTCGCTGGCCTTCAACCCATCCCACCTCGAAATCGTCAACCCGGTCGTCGAAGGCTCGGTCAAGGCGCGCATGGAGCGTCGCGGCGACAAGGATGGCGCGCAAGTGCTGCCGATCCTGGTGCACGGCGATGCTGCTTTCGCCGGCCAGGGCGTGGTCATGGAAACCCTGAACCTCGCGCAAACCCGCGGCTACGGCACCGGCGGCACGATGCACATCGTGATCAACAACCAGATCGGCTTCACGACGTCCGACCCGCGCGACGCGCGTTCGACCCTGTACTGCTCGGACGTCGTCAAGATGATCGAAGCACCGGTGCTGCACGTGAACGGCGACGATCCTGAAGCGGTCGTGCTGGCGACGCAAATCGCGCTCGACTACCGCGTCCAGTTCAAGAAAGACGTCGTGGTCGACATCATCTGCTACCGCAAGCTTGGCCACAACGAGCAGGATACGCCGGCGCTGACCCAGCCGCTGATGTACAAGAAGATCGGCCAGCATCCGGGCACCCGCAAGCTGTACGCGGACAAACTGATCGCCCAGGGCTCCCTGGCGGCCGACGGCGGCGACAAGATGGTCTCGGCCTACCGCGACGCCATGGACGCCGGCAAGCACACGATCGATCCGGTCATCTCGAACTTCAAGAACAAGTACGCGGTCGACTGGCTGCCGTTCCTGAATCGCAAATGGACCGACAGTGCCGACACCGCCGTGCCGATGACGGAACTGAAACGCCTGGCCACCCGCATCACCACCCTGCCGGAAAACTTCAAGGTCCACTCCTTGGTCGAAAAAGTGCTGGCCGATCGCGCCACCATGGGCCGCGGTGAATTGAACCTGGACTGGGGCATGGGCGAGCATCTCGCTTACGCCTCGCTGGTCTCGTCCGGCTACGCCATCCGCTTGTCGGGCCAGGATGCCGGCCGCGGTACCTTTACCCACCGCCACGCCGTGCTGCACGACCAGAACCGCGAACGCTGGGATGCGGGCACCTATGTCCCGCTGTGCAATGTGTCGGAAAGCCAGGCCCCGTTCGTCGTCATCGACTCGGTGCTGTCGGAAGAAGCGGTACTGGCGTTCGAATACGGTTATTCGACCGCCGAACCGAACACCCTGACCATCTGGGAAGCCCAGTTCGGCGACTTCGCCAACGGCGCCCAGGTCGTGATCGACCAGTTCATCGCCTCCGGCGAAGTCAAATGGGGCCGCGCCTCGGGTCTCGTCATGATGCTGCCGCACGGTTACGAAGGCCAGGGTCCGGAGCACTCGTCGGCGCGTCCTGAACGCTTCCTGCAGCTGTGCGCGGACAACAACATGCAAGTGGTGCAGCCAACCACCGGCGCCCAGATCTTCCACCTGCTGCGCCGCCAGATGGTGCGCCAGTTCCGCAAACCGCTGGTCATCCTGACGCCGAAGTCGCTGCTGCGTAACAAGGATGCCAGCTCGCCGCTGACCGACCTGGCCAAGGGCGCCTTCCACACCGTCATCGGTGAAGTCGACGAGAAAATCGACGCCAAGAAGGTCAAGCGCGTGATCGCCTGCTCGGGCAAGGTTTACTACGACCTGGTGAACGCCCGCAAAACACGCGGCCAGCTTGATACCGCCATCATCCGTGTCGAACAGCTGTATCCGTTCCCGCATAAGTCGTTCGCGGCTGAACTGAAAAAGTTCCCGAACGCGACCGAAGTGGTGTGGACCCAGGATGAGCCGCAGAATCAGGGACCATGGTTCCAGATCCAGCACAATATCTTTGAAAGCCTCGAATCGGGCCAGCGCCTGGCGTATGCGGGCCGTCCGGCTTCGGCCTCGCCCGCGGTCGGTTACGCCGACAAGCACAACGCGCAGCAGAAGGAATTGCTGGAAACGGCGTTCGCGAAGCTCAAGGGTTTCATCCTGACCAAATAA
- a CDS encoding DUF2271 domain-containing protein has translation MKLQHTLALTLPMLSSWAVGADLAVKFEIPQLNVAEYHRPYVAMWLERADQSVAANLSVLYDVKKKDNGGTKWVKDLRTWWRKAGRDVELPLDGVSGATRAAGEQAMSFGPARTGIDKLPAGDYKLVIEAARESGGRELVRVPFTLPLKGTQTASARGKEELGAVSLQITP, from the coding sequence ATGAAACTACAGCACACGCTTGCCCTAACCCTCCCCATGCTGAGCAGCTGGGCCGTCGGCGCCGACCTGGCCGTCAAGTTCGAGATCCCGCAACTGAACGTGGCTGAATACCACCGTCCTTATGTGGCGATGTGGCTGGAGCGCGCCGACCAGAGCGTGGCCGCCAACCTGTCGGTGCTGTACGACGTCAAGAAAAAGGATAACGGCGGCACCAAGTGGGTCAAGGACTTGCGCACCTGGTGGCGCAAGGCCGGGCGCGACGTGGAACTGCCATTGGATGGCGTAAGCGGCGCCACCCGCGCCGCCGGCGAGCAGGCCATGAGCTTCGGCCCGGCCCGCACCGGCATCGACAAGCTGCCGGCCGGCGACTACAAGCTGGTGATCGAAGCGGCGCGCGAATCGGGCGGACGCGAACTGGTACGCGTGCCCTTCACCTTGCCGCTCAAGGGCACGCAAACGGCCAGTGCGCGCGGCAAGGAAGAACTTGGCGCGGTTTCCCTCCAGATCACCCCTTGA
- a CDS encoding DUF4198 domain-containing protein: MNNTTMKKTLLALALAAVSLSAAAHRGWLYPQSTMVESKEPWVTIDGAISEGLFDVDHVALKLDGATVTDPDGVATPAPAGYMGKQRSTFDLRMTKNGTYKISIVSRNVMASYKDKTGETKRFRGSEEAYAKEVPADAAELKTTYAHQRLETFVSANKTSDGAFKPSGVGLEMIPLTNPTDLRAGETARWRFQLDGKPLPKFAFSLIPGGVRYRGVLGEVRLETDAKGEAAVTLPAAGMYWLNAGFPAAQAKGPAPADAAAVTRRYSYAATLEVLPE; encoded by the coding sequence ATGAACAACACCACCATGAAGAAAACCCTGCTCGCGCTGGCCTTGGCGGCCGTCTCCCTGAGCGCCGCCGCGCACCGTGGCTGGCTGTACCCGCAGTCGACGATGGTTGAATCGAAGGAGCCATGGGTGACCATCGATGGCGCCATTTCGGAAGGCTTGTTCGACGTCGACCACGTCGCCCTCAAGCTCGATGGCGCCACCGTCACCGATCCGGATGGCGTTGCTACGCCTGCGCCGGCCGGCTACATGGGCAAGCAGCGCAGCACGTTCGATTTGAGGATGACCAAGAACGGCACTTACAAGATCAGCATCGTCAGCCGCAACGTGATGGCCAGCTACAAGGACAAGACTGGCGAAACCAAGCGTTTCCGCGGCAGCGAGGAAGCCTACGCCAAGGAAGTGCCGGCCGACGCGGCGGAACTGAAAACCACCTACGCCCACCAGCGCCTGGAGACGTTCGTGAGCGCGAACAAGACCAGCGACGGTGCCTTCAAGCCGAGCGGCGTGGGACTGGAGATGATCCCGCTGACCAATCCGACCGACCTGCGCGCGGGCGAAACAGCCAGGTGGCGCTTCCAGCTCGATGGCAAGCCGCTGCCCAAATTCGCTTTCAGCCTGATTCCGGGCGGCGTGCGCTATCGCGGCGTGCTCGGAGAAGTGCGACTGGAAACCGATGCCAAGGGCGAGGCGGCGGTGACCTTGCCGGCCGCCGGCATGTACTGGCTCAACGCCGGCTTTCCGGCGGCCCAGGCGAAAGGCCCGGCCCCGGCCGACGCAGCGGCCGTCACGCGCCGCTACAGCTACGCCGCCACGCTCGAAGTGCTGCCAGAGTAA
- the odhB gene encoding 2-oxoglutarate dehydrogenase complex dihydrolipoyllysine-residue succinyltransferase, translating into MAQIEVKVPVLSESVAEATLLSWHKKVGEPVARDENMIDIETDKVVLELPAPNAGIITQILKADGATVVAGEVIAIIDTEASAQVSPLQVSSAPVQTAPAAADPVAAAISAIASKANVAMPAAAKLLADNKLTTSDVAGSGRDGRVTKGDVLGAVAGGVKPAAPAPLAAPAAPAKAPLQQVAAPSVANLGGRPEERVPMSRLRARIAERLVQSQSTNAILTTFNEVNMQPVIDLRNKYKDKFEKEHGVKLGFMSFFVKAAVAALKKYPIINASVDGNDIVYHGYFDIGIAVGSPRGLVVPILRNADQMTIAEIEKKIGEFGQKAKEGKLTLEDLTGGTFSISNGGTFGSMLSTPIINPPQSAILGVHATKDRAVVENGLVVVRPMNYLAMSYDHRIIDGREAVLGLVTMKETLEDPARLLLDL; encoded by the coding sequence ATGGCACAAATTGAAGTCAAAGTCCCAGTTCTGTCGGAATCGGTAGCCGAAGCAACCTTGCTGTCGTGGCACAAGAAAGTCGGCGAGCCAGTCGCGCGCGACGAAAACATGATCGATATCGAGACCGACAAGGTCGTGCTCGAACTGCCTGCGCCGAACGCCGGCATCATCACCCAGATTCTCAAGGCGGACGGCGCCACCGTCGTCGCCGGCGAAGTCATCGCCATCATCGATACCGAAGCGTCGGCCCAGGTAAGCCCGCTGCAAGTATCGTCCGCGCCGGTGCAGACCGCGCCAGCTGCCGCCGATCCGGTGGCCGCCGCCATCAGCGCCATCGCCTCGAAAGCCAATGTCGCCATGCCTGCCGCCGCCAAGCTGCTGGCCGATAACAAGCTGACCACCTCCGACGTGGCCGGCAGCGGCCGCGATGGCCGTGTCACCAAGGGCGATGTCCTTGGAGCGGTTGCCGGCGGCGTCAAGCCTGCCGCACCAGCTCCGTTGGCCGCGCCTGCCGCGCCGGCCAAAGCACCGCTGCAGCAAGTGGCCGCGCCAAGCGTCGCCAACCTGGGCGGCCGTCCGGAAGAGCGCGTGCCGATGAGCCGTCTGCGCGCCCGTATCGCCGAGCGCCTGGTGCAGTCGCAGTCGACCAACGCCATCCTGACCACGTTCAATGAAGTGAACATGCAGCCGGTGATCGACCTGCGCAACAAGTACAAGGACAAGTTCGAGAAAGAGCATGGCGTCAAGCTGGGCTTCATGTCCTTCTTCGTCAAGGCCGCTGTCGCCGCGCTGAAAAAGTACCCGATCATCAACGCCTCGGTCGACGGTAACGATATCGTTTACCACGGCTACTTCGACATCGGCATCGCGGTCGGTTCGCCGCGCGGCCTGGTGGTGCCTATCCTGCGCAACGCCGACCAGATGACGATCGCCGAAATCGAGAAGAAGATCGGTGAATTCGGCCAGAAAGCCAAGGAAGGCAAGCTGACCCTGGAAGACCTGACCGGCGGTACGTTCTCGATCTCGAACGGCGGCACCTTCGGCTCGATGCTGTCGACCCCGATCATCAACCCGCCGCAATCGGCCATCCTGGGCGTGCACGCGACCAAGGACCGCGCCGTCGTCGAAAACGGACTCGTTGTGGTGCGTCCGATGAACTACCTGGCGATGTCTTACGATCACCGCATCATCGATGGCCGCGAAGCCGTCCTGGGCCTGGTCACGATGAAGGAAACCTTGGAAGATCCTGCGCGCCTGCTGCTGGACCTGTAA
- a CDS encoding PP2C family protein-serine/threonine phosphatase gives MNVYKIEAGTAQHIGNRPEQTDRTALFTGARAPGFMMAVLADGVTGGATASDQVLLTAKQQFDNFKPGDDPSIERLQGLLRDIVLETHTVLKLNALTSKTESHSTFVGLVITPKGTAVWAHVGDSRLYRFTRAECAVRTSDLSYIEHLVGTDKLPLEAAKNHRHSKLLVNVLGNSRKEPFVAVGHHEHLAAGDTFLLASDGLWHFFTDNELGAVTNKNTPRQASELLINKAVERAQGKGGNCTMAIVKLVKPPKEVPNYTVERMRRAV, from the coding sequence ATGAATGTATACAAGATCGAGGCCGGGACCGCGCAGCATATCGGTAACCGGCCAGAACAGACCGACCGCACCGCCTTGTTCACGGGGGCACGCGCGCCGGGCTTCATGATGGCGGTGCTGGCCGACGGCGTGACCGGCGGCGCCACCGCGTCCGACCAGGTGCTGCTGACGGCCAAGCAGCAGTTCGACAATTTCAAGCCGGGCGACGATCCCAGCATCGAGCGCCTGCAAGGGCTGTTGCGCGACATCGTGCTCGAAACCCATACGGTGCTCAAGCTCAATGCGCTGACCAGCAAGACCGAGTCGCATTCCACCTTCGTCGGACTGGTGATCACGCCCAAGGGCACGGCGGTGTGGGCGCACGTGGGCGATTCGCGCCTGTACCGCTTCACCCGGGCCGAGTGCGCGGTGCGCACCAGCGACCTGTCCTACATCGAGCATCTGGTCGGCACCGACAAGCTGCCGCTGGAAGCGGCCAAGAATCACCGCCATTCCAAGCTGCTGGTCAATGTGCTGGGCAACAGCCGCAAGGAGCCATTCGTGGCAGTCGGCCACCACGAACACCTGGCGGCGGGCGACACCTTTTTGCTGGCCTCGGACGGGCTGTGGCACTTCTTCACGGACAACGAGCTGGGCGCCGTGACGAACAAGAACACGCCGCGCCAGGCGTCCGAACTGCTGATCAACAAGGCGGTGGAACGGGCCCAGGGCAAGGGCGGCAATTGCACCATGGCGATCGTGAAACTGGTCAAGCCGCCCAAGGAAGTGCCGAATTACACGGTTGAACGGATGCGCCGGGCGGTATAA